From the Solirubrobacterales bacterium genome, the window GGGTTGAGCGTTTGATGCGGGTAAACGGGATCAGTGGCCTGATCGAGAAAAAGCGGGGAAATACCACGGTGCGGGTGCCCGGGGTGAAGGTCGCCTCCGACAAGGTCCTCCGCGATTTCACCGCGAAGAAACCGAACCAGCTTTGGGTTGCCGACATCACCTACCTTCGGACCTGGGAGGGCTGGGTTTACCTGGCAGCGGTCCAGGATGCGTATTCCCGCAGGATCGTCGGCTGGTCAATGGCTGAACATATGCGCACCGATCTGGTCGTTGACGCGCTGAAGATGGCGGTCAAGAGACGAAGACCCGACCCCGGGGTGATTCATCACAGCGACCGGGGAAGCCAGTACGTATCACTGGCGTTCGGCAAGGTAGCCAAGAAGAACGGGATCGCCCAATCGATGGGCCAGGTCGGGTCGGCCTACGACAACTCGCTGGCCGAGAGTTTCTTCGCGACCTTGAAGAAGGAGAAGGTCTACCGCCGCTCCTGGCCGGACAAGCAGGAACTGAAGACCCACGTCTTCGAGTACATCGAATCGTTCTACAACCGTC encodes:
- a CDS encoding IS3 family transposase gives rise to the protein MKYRLIKAEKAITPLKVSCEVLGVSRSGYYAWEGRGPSERQRSDEKLLEQIREIYAANELVYGSPRIHAELRMEYGVRVGRKRVERLMRVNGISGLIEKKRGNTTVRVPGVKVASDKVLRDFTAKKPNQLWVADITYLRTWEGWVYLAAVQDAYSRRIVGWSMAEHMRTDLVVDALKMAVKRRRPDPGVIHHSDRGSQYVSLAFGKVAKKNGIAQSMGQVGSAYDNSLAESFFATLKKEKVYRRSWPDKQELKTHVFEYIESFYNRRRRHSYLGYLAPAEFEGEARLPLKKAA